The following proteins are encoded in a genomic region of Bernardetia sp. MNP-M8:
- a CDS encoding DUF1015 domain-containing protein, which translates to MAEIRPFRAWRYNSSLTNQIQEFTSPLFDVVSQKQRDKLYQNPLNSIHLSVPLGENPADDARKTLTKWIEDGTIQQDEKPTIYVYYQYFALPSRISKKKEYCRKGFVTMIKAYDWNENIILRHENTIPAAVNDRIELLEKTGLNVSPTHGLYGDSKFELEKYMDEAIKNPIYETEDYQGVREVFAKIDEPEIVEKFVQKVKDKKIILADGHHRYESSMVYRQTCKENNPNHTGDELYNFHLMYLTNSNSNDLRILPTHRLLTDLEISEEQILEKLKEDFIIKPVENASDLNEMIWGKKWAFGLIFLENAYKIRLKPEKWETLAWKFPDSVKNLDLTVLHYFFIEKIIGIKGKDQRKSTNIEFERNFTDCVTKVIKGEADLALITNAVTMPEVKEVCKTGFTMPQKSTYFYPKAICGFCFASVED; encoded by the coding sequence ATGGCAGAAATCCGTCCTTTTCGTGCTTGGAGATATAACTCTTCACTTACTAATCAAATTCAAGAATTTACTTCTCCCCTATTTGATGTTGTTTCGCAAAAACAAAGAGATAAATTATATCAAAATCCATTAAATAGTATTCATTTGTCTGTCCCTTTGGGAGAAAATCCAGCAGATGATGCTAGAAAAACACTTACAAAATGGATCGAAGACGGAACAATTCAGCAAGATGAAAAGCCTACAATTTATGTTTACTATCAATATTTTGCTCTTCCTTCACGTATTTCAAAGAAAAAAGAGTATTGTAGAAAGGGTTTTGTTACCATGATAAAAGCGTATGATTGGAATGAAAATATTATTTTAAGACATGAGAATACGATTCCTGCTGCTGTAAATGATAGAATAGAATTATTAGAAAAAACGGGACTAAATGTTAGTCCAACTCACGGATTATATGGCGATAGTAAGTTTGAGTTAGAAAAATATATGGATGAAGCTATCAAGAATCCAATTTATGAAACAGAAGATTATCAAGGTGTAAGAGAAGTTTTTGCTAAGATAGATGAGCCTGAAATTGTAGAAAAATTTGTTCAAAAGGTGAAAGATAAAAAAATAATTTTAGCAGACGGACACCATCGTTACGAAAGTTCAATGGTTTATCGTCAGACGTGTAAAGAAAATAATCCCAATCATACAGGTGACGAATTGTATAATTTTCATTTGATGTATTTGACCAATTCAAACTCAAATGACCTTCGTATTTTGCCTACACACCGTTTATTAACAGATTTAGAAATAAGTGAAGAGCAGATTTTAGAAAAACTAAAAGAAGATTTTATTATCAAACCAGTAGAAAATGCCTCTGATTTGAATGAAATGATTTGGGGTAAAAAGTGGGCATTCGGACTTATCTTCTTAGAAAATGCCTATAAAATTCGTCTAAAACCAGAAAAATGGGAAACTTTAGCTTGGAAATTTCCAGATTCTGTCAAAAATCTTGATCTTACTGTACTTCATTATTTTTTTATAGAAAAAATAATTGGAATAAAAGGAAAAGATCAACGCAAGAGTACAAACATTGAATTTGAAAGAAATTTCACAGACTGTGTAACCAAAGTCATAAAAGGAGAAGCTGATTTAGCTCTCATTACAAATGCTGTTACGATGCCAGAAGTAAAAGAAGTTTGTAAGACAGGTTTTACAATGCCACAAAAATCAACTTATTTCTATCCAAAAGCAATTTGTGGATTTTGCTTTGCTAGTGTAGAAGACTAG
- a CDS encoding glycoside hydrolase family 3 N-terminal domain-containing protein: MIKNNFKAKISILTGIIFSFLITPILAQNITSAQIIAKAVAEEKQRIDNLKWEKREKWVNQKLSNLDLEQKIAQLFMIAAYSNRDESHYKEIDNFITKYKIGGLIFFQGTPQKQAELTNRYQAKANIPLLIAMDAEWGLGMRLKNTISYPRQMVLGAMNDSLAVYDLGKEVARQCLRLGVHVNFAPVIDVNSNPKNPVIGTRSFGENKYRVAEYGIAYTNGMQDGGLIATAKHFPGHGDTDSDSHYTLPQLKHDKKRLSELELYPFKRLFADSVLSVMVAHLNVPAYDSTENIPTTLSKNVVTDLLKDELGFDGLIFTDAMNMKGLSSNFTPDEGNVQAILAGNDVLLYPASIPKGIALIKKAVEEGKISETEIEERVKKVLRAKYFVGLNDFKPIELKGLDADLNNAKANILNEKLHQKAVTIVRNENNLIPFQKLDTLSFGSVVINEKEGNAFQKMLSNYAPFEHVVISSVSTSAFSAAKSKLSNKKVIIVGVFGVNQYSVSNTFGISAATQNFVKELQDLGKNVVVVDFGHAYSLEKFEDQKHLVAAYIENDIMKKTVPQVLFGAVQTQGRVPVSAGEKIKEGDGFTTKSLGRLRYSDYPEGTGMNSKYLNERIDWLAGEAIKHRATPGCQVIIIKDTTVIFQKSYGHFKYDKKQKVENESIYDLASLTKIVATVPAMMQLVNDKKIDLDVPISTYLTELKDSEKGDVTARQLLMHRGGYHGNMPGWFETFSNETNYNKFYSNHCDQEYCEEIAPNLYAKAGIKDSIWNWVVESPMRNKRADGSYSYRYSDRGFYMLNQLVARVSGTSLDYFVENSFYNSLGLSTASYHPLRKHDKNNIVPSSIDNIFRKDEVRGIVHDYSTAILGGVSGHAGTFANANDIGILMQTFLQGGNYGGVQYFNKEVVDEFTARQITGGRRALGFDMSVKGSKIPATLYASENTFGHTGFTGTAAWADADKGIVFIFLANRTYPDETNRKLVTKGIRTRMLEVVFQSVME, translated from the coding sequence ATGATTAAAAATAATTTTAAAGCCAAAATTTCTATCCTCACAGGAATTATATTTTCGTTTTTGATAACGCCTATTTTGGCTCAAAATATTACAAGCGCACAAATTATAGCAAAAGCTGTAGCAGAAGAAAAACAAAGGATTGATAATTTAAAATGGGAAAAACGAGAAAAATGGGTCAATCAAAAACTTTCTAATTTAGATTTAGAACAAAAAATAGCTCAACTTTTCATGATTGCAGCCTATTCGAATAGAGATGAAAGTCATTATAAAGAAATTGATAATTTTATTACAAAATATAAAATCGGTGGATTGATATTTTTTCAAGGAACACCCCAAAAACAAGCCGAACTAACCAATCGTTATCAAGCAAAAGCAAATATTCCTCTTCTTATCGCAATGGATGCAGAATGGGGACTAGGAATGCGACTAAAAAATACAATTAGTTATCCTCGTCAGATGGTTTTGGGAGCAATGAATGATTCTCTTGCCGTTTATGATTTAGGAAAAGAAGTAGCTCGCCAATGTTTGCGTTTGGGGGTTCATGTCAATTTTGCGCCAGTTATTGATGTCAATAGTAATCCAAAAAATCCTGTTATTGGTACTCGTTCGTTTGGAGAAAATAAATATAGAGTGGCAGAATATGGAATTGCTTACACCAACGGCATGCAAGATGGTGGACTTATCGCAACAGCCAAACATTTTCCTGGACATGGCGACACAGATTCGGATTCACATTACACACTTCCACAGCTCAAACACGACAAAAAACGATTATCCGAACTTGAGTTATATCCCTTCAAACGTCTTTTTGCTGATTCAGTATTGTCTGTTATGGTGGCTCATTTGAATGTTCCTGCGTATGATAGCACAGAAAATATTCCTACCACGCTTTCAAAAAATGTAGTTACAGATTTATTGAAAGATGAACTCGGTTTTGATGGACTTATTTTTACAGATGCCATGAATATGAAAGGGTTGTCTTCTAACTTTACGCCAGACGAAGGAAATGTACAAGCTATTTTGGCAGGAAATGATGTTTTATTGTATCCAGCCAGTATTCCAAAAGGAATTGCACTTATCAAAAAAGCAGTAGAAGAAGGAAAAATTTCTGAAACTGAAATTGAAGAGCGAGTAAAAAAAGTATTGAGAGCGAAATATTTTGTTGGCTTAAATGACTTCAAACCAATAGAATTGAAGGGTTTAGATGCTGATTTGAATAATGCAAAAGCAAATATACTGAATGAAAAATTACATCAAAAGGCTGTTACGATTGTCAGAAATGAAAACAATCTGATTCCTTTTCAAAAGTTAGATACACTTTCTTTTGGTTCGGTTGTAATTAATGAAAAAGAAGGAAATGCGTTTCAAAAAATGCTTTCTAATTATGCGCCTTTTGAGCATGTTGTTATTTCATCTGTTTCTACTTCAGCTTTTTCTGCTGCTAAATCTAAATTATCAAACAAAAAAGTAATTATTGTAGGTGTTTTTGGTGTCAATCAATATTCTGTAAGTAATACTTTTGGAATTTCGGCAGCGACACAAAATTTTGTAAAAGAATTACAAGATTTAGGAAAAAATGTTGTGGTTGTAGATTTTGGACATGCTTATAGTTTAGAAAAGTTTGAAGACCAGAAACATTTGGTAGCTGCATACATAGAAAATGATATTATGAAAAAAACTGTCCCACAGGTTCTTTTTGGTGCAGTCCAAACACAAGGACGTGTACCTGTTTCGGCAGGAGAAAAAATCAAAGAAGGTGATGGATTTACTACAAAATCATTAGGACGATTGAGATATTCAGATTATCCAGAAGGAACAGGAATGAACTCTAAATATCTCAATGAACGTATTGATTGGTTGGCAGGTGAAGCCATAAAACATAGAGCAACTCCAGGGTGTCAAGTAATTATTATAAAAGATACAACTGTTATTTTTCAAAAATCGTATGGTCATTTTAAGTATGATAAAAAACAAAAAGTAGAAAATGAATCTATTTATGATTTGGCTTCACTGACTAAAATTGTAGCTACTGTTCCTGCCATGATGCAACTCGTAAATGATAAAAAAATTGATTTAGATGTTCCTATTTCTACGTATTTGACAGAGTTAAAAGATTCTGAAAAAGGAGATGTTACAGCTCGTCAGCTTTTGATGCACAGAGGAGGTTATCATGGAAATATGCCTGGTTGGTTCGAAACTTTTTCAAATGAAACTAATTACAATAAATTTTATAGTAATCATTGTGATCAAGAATATTGTGAAGAAATTGCGCCTAATCTCTATGCAAAAGCAGGAATAAAAGACAGTATTTGGAACTGGGTAGTAGAATCACCTATGCGAAACAAACGTGCTGATGGTTCGTATAGTTATCGTTATAGTGATAGAGGTTTTTATATGCTCAATCAGCTTGTGGCTCGTGTTTCAGGCACTTCTTTAGATTATTTTGTTGAAAATAGTTTTTACAATTCGCTAGGACTTTCAACAGCTAGTTATCATCCTCTTCGCAAACACGACAAAAATAATATTGTACCTAGTTCGATAGATAATATTTTCAGAAAAGATGAAGTTCGTGGAATTGTTCATGATTACTCTACAGCTATTTTGGGTGGGGTAAGTGGACACGCAGGGACGTTTGCCAATGCAAATGATATTGGTATTTTGATGCAAACTTTTCTTCAAGGTGGAAATTATGGAGGAGTGCAGTATTTTAATAAAGAAGTAGTAGATGAGTTTACAGCAAGACAAATTACAGGAGGAAGAAGAGCATTAGGGTTTGATATGTCTGTAAAAGGAAGTAAAATTCCTGCAACACTTTACGCTTCTGAAAATACTTTTGGGCATACAGGCTTTACAGGAACAGCAGCTTGGGCAGATGCAGACAAAGGAATTGTTTTTATATTTTTAGCAAACCGAACATATCCAGATGAAACCAATAGAAAATTAGTTACTAAAGGAATTCGTACACGTATGTTGGAAGTTGTTTTTCAATCGGTTATGGAGTGA
- a CDS encoding potassium channel family protein translates to MLHFSFFPIGLLLIIAIFIDFFYTTLSGNGSGFLTKYFNNLLSKIILGLNWKWLRKISGFIHVTATLNLWLIILLVGCLFIFSSNEPMVVNSTTNQPATFLDRFYYTCYILSTVGIGDYKPNTNFGRVVTGLLSFTGFILLTTALAYVISVTGAVSNKRNLAVTISSMGKNPKELYAYFTQEENFQLLFDVLPDMRELLSSFTHNYLSFPMIENYLTNKKTNSESLQIVNLYEVLRIIFCQADKTQKIKFLPLIRSLAYFMEIHMKNKKKNTRFKEEEVNELRLKYWLPIFEKEQVNVTTIQLENIKLENMDSLLASSGWIWTDIYDLDDEKSRLYD, encoded by the coding sequence ATGCTCCATTTTTCATTTTTTCCTATCGGATTACTTCTCATAATAGCCATTTTTATAGATTTTTTTTACACTACACTTTCAGGAAATGGCTCTGGCTTTCTAACAAAATATTTTAATAATCTTCTCTCCAAAATTATATTAGGACTGAATTGGAAATGGTTACGTAAAATATCAGGTTTTATACATGTTACTGCTACGCTTAATTTATGGCTTATTATTTTATTGGTAGGGTGTTTATTTATTTTTAGTAGTAATGAACCGATGGTTGTAAATTCGACTACCAATCAGCCTGCTACTTTTTTAGATAGATTTTATTATACCTGTTATATTCTTTCTACCGTCGGAATTGGAGACTACAAGCCCAATACTAATTTTGGACGAGTAGTCACTGGATTGCTTTCTTTTACTGGATTTATCTTGCTTACTACTGCCCTAGCTTATGTGATTTCAGTTACTGGTGCTGTTAGTAATAAGCGAAATTTGGCTGTTACTATTTCTTCAATGGGCAAAAATCCTAAAGAGTTGTATGCTTATTTTACACAAGAAGAAAATTTTCAACTTTTATTTGATGTTCTTCCTGATATGAGAGAATTATTGAGTTCCTTTACTCACAATTATTTATCATTTCCGATGATAGAAAACTATCTTACCAACAAAAAAACAAATTCAGAATCACTTCAAATCGTGAATTTGTATGAAGTTTTGCGTATTATATTTTGCCAAGCAGACAAAACTCAAAAAATAAAATTTCTTCCTCTTATTCGCTCACTAGCTTATTTTATGGAAATTCATATGAAGAATAAAAAGAAAAACACTAGATTTAAAGAAGAGGAAGTAAATGAATTGAGACTAAAATATTGGTTACCAATTTTTGAAAAAGAACAAGTAAATGTTACTACAATTCAGTTAGAAAATATCAAATTAGAAAATATGGATTCTCTTTTAGCTAGTTCAGGCTGGATTTGGACAGATATTTATGATTTAGATGATGAAAAAAGTAGATTGTATGATTAA
- the accC gene encoding acetyl-CoA carboxylase biotin carboxylase subunit produces MTNITKVLIANRGEITLRIIRSCKEMGIKTVAVFSEADRQAPHVRAADEAICVGAPPSSESYLRGDRIIEAAKTTGAQAIHPGYGFLSENADFARKVKAAGLIFIAPSPEAIEVMGSKLAAKNAVSKYDIPMVPGINHAVEDIAEAKKEAAQIGYPILVKASAGGGGKGMRVVENESEFEEQMKRAVSEAQSAFGDGAVFIEKYIGSPRHIEIQILGDTHGNILYLFERECSVQRRHQKVVEEAPSAVVDEKMRKAMGEAAVNVAKACNYYGAGTVEFIVDENLNFYFLEMNTRLQVEHPITEQITGIDLVKEQIKIAEGREISFKQEDLKINGHSIEVRVYAEDPTNNFLPNIGKVVEYQTPKGLGVRVDDGFEQGMEVPIFYDSMIAKLITFGADREEAMDRMIRAIDEYKISGIQTTLPFCKFVMQHEAFRSGNFSTKFVENHFKPEYLEAETSKEEEEIAVAIVSQLLENGKGKNNVVGGDTNNGNNNSSGMSDWRKKRRVF; encoded by the coding sequence ATTACTAACATTACCAAAGTTCTTATTGCCAATCGTGGCGAAATCACTCTTCGTATTATTCGTTCTTGCAAAGAAATGGGTATCAAAACGGTAGCTGTTTTTAGTGAAGCAGACCGACAAGCTCCTCATGTTCGTGCTGCCGATGAAGCCATTTGTGTAGGTGCGCCTCCCTCGTCCGAGTCTTATTTAAGAGGAGATAGAATCATCGAAGCAGCCAAAACCACAGGCGCACAAGCCATTCACCCTGGTTATGGATTTTTGTCTGAAAATGCTGATTTTGCACGAAAAGTAAAAGCAGCAGGACTTATTTTCATTGCTCCTTCTCCTGAGGCTATAGAGGTAATGGGAAGTAAATTGGCTGCCAAAAATGCTGTTTCGAAATATGATATTCCAATGGTTCCAGGAATTAATCATGCTGTTGAGGATATTGCAGAAGCAAAAAAAGAAGCTGCACAGATTGGTTATCCAATTTTGGTAAAAGCAAGCGCAGGAGGTGGGGGAAAAGGAATGCGTGTAGTAGAAAATGAGTCAGAGTTTGAAGAGCAAATGAAACGTGCTGTTAGTGAAGCACAATCTGCTTTTGGAGATGGTGCTGTTTTTATTGAAAAATATATTGGTTCGCCTCGTCATATCGAAATTCAGATTTTAGGAGATACACACGGAAATATTTTATATCTTTTCGAAAGAGAATGCTCTGTCCAACGTCGCCATCAAAAAGTAGTAGAAGAAGCTCCTTCGGCTGTTGTTGATGAAAAAATGCGTAAGGCAATGGGAGAAGCTGCTGTAAATGTAGCTAAAGCGTGTAATTATTATGGTGCAGGAACGGTAGAATTTATTGTAGATGAAAATTTAAATTTTTATTTCTTAGAAATGAATACTCGTCTGCAAGTAGAACATCCAATTACAGAACAGATTACAGGAATTGATTTGGTAAAAGAGCAAATCAAAATTGCAGAAGGAAGAGAAATTTCTTTCAAACAAGAAGACTTGAAAATAAATGGTCATTCGATTGAAGTGCGTGTTTATGCAGAAGACCCAACCAATAATTTCTTACCAAATATTGGAAAAGTAGTAGAATATCAAACGCCAAAAGGGTTGGGAGTTCGTGTAGATGATGGTTTTGAGCAAGGTATGGAAGTGCCTATTTTTTATGATTCGATGATTGCCAAACTTATCACTTTTGGAGCAGACAGAGAAGAAGCAATGGACAGAATGATACGAGCAATAGACGAATACAAAATCTCTGGAATTCAGACAACACTACCTTTCTGTAAGTTTGTCATGCAACATGAAGCCTTTAGAAGTGGAAATTTTAGCACAAAATTCGTAGAAAATCATTTCAAACCCGAATATTTAGAGGCTGAAACTTCAAAAGAAGAAGAAGAAATTGCTGTGGCTATTGTAAGTCAGCTTTTAGAAAATGGAAAAGGTAAGAATAATGTCGTTGGTGGAGATACCAACAACGGCAATAATAATTCTAGTGGAATGAGTGATTGGAGAAAGAAACGTAGAGTTTTTTAA
- a CDS encoding HAMP domain-containing sensor histidine kinase produces MENAIQDFLKNEKKQRSKNINYLVYFLFVSMSLSFVPDIYFGLWENLWYWLIPFCYLISIIIIKVYLGTDWAAHWFLLGFNIMVFYFSSSVGRNSNIHFLFFVSILLIPSILNIRSKRYVIFHTIFPLLFALILVLYDYDIFPHLPQIDDYYENMFGKVNMLLLFIILPVVTWVLIKSYQDIFNQLMESEKILLSKNIELSKTNQELDNFVYSVSHDLRAPISSVLGLINISKAESDINQLKYYEILKEKSLLKLDSFIKDILDYSRNSRIKVTPQKINWQEYITELTKEFEYLPKAKYVEVEIAIAQEEEEFYADLYRIGIIFNNLLSNAFRYSDKQKEYSFVKIKGDINKDKAHIIIQDNGIGIATEHQQKIFEMFYRASENSKGSGLGLYILKETLEKINSTIKLDSELGKGTTFYLEIPNLI; encoded by the coding sequence ATGGAAAATGCAATTCAGGATTTTTTAAAAAATGAAAAAAAACAGCGCAGTAAAAATATTAATTATTTAGTGTATTTTTTATTTGTTTCAATGAGTTTGAGCTTTGTACCTGATATTTATTTTGGGTTATGGGAAAATTTATGGTATTGGTTAATTCCCTTTTGTTATCTCATAAGCATCATTATAATAAAAGTCTATTTAGGAACAGATTGGGCTGCTCATTGGTTTTTATTAGGATTTAATATAATGGTATTTTACTTTTCAAGTAGTGTAGGAAGAAATAGTAATATTCATTTTTTGTTTTTTGTATCTATTCTTTTAATTCCTTCTATCCTTAATATTCGCTCCAAACGATATGTTATTTTTCATACTATTTTTCCTTTATTATTTGCATTAATTTTAGTGTTATATGATTATGATATCTTTCCTCACCTCCCACAAATAGATGATTATTATGAGAATATGTTTGGAAAAGTAAATATGTTGCTCTTATTTATTATTCTACCTGTCGTAACTTGGGTACTGATTAAGTCTTATCAAGATATATTCAATCAACTTATGGAATCTGAAAAAATTCTTTTATCTAAAAATATAGAGCTATCCAAAACCAATCAAGAATTAGATAACTTTGTTTATAGTGTAAGTCATGATTTGCGTGCGCCTATTTCTTCTGTTTTGGGTTTGATTAATATTTCTAAAGCAGAGAGTGATATTAATCAACTTAAATATTATGAAATATTAAAAGAAAAAAGTCTTTTAAAATTAGATTCTTTTATCAAAGATATTTTAGATTATTCCCGTAACTCTCGTATTAAAGTAACTCCTCAAAAAATAAATTGGCAAGAATATATTACTGAGCTTACTAAAGAATTTGAGTATTTACCAAAAGCAAAGTATGTTGAAGTAGAAATTGCTATTGCTCAAGAAGAAGAAGAGTTTTATGCCGATTTGTATAGAATAGGAATTATTTTTAATAACCTATTATCAAATGCTTTTAGATATTCAGATAAACAAAAAGAATATTCTTTTGTCAAAATAAAAGGTGATATAAACAAAGATAAAGCTCATATTATAATTCAAGATAATGGTATCGGAATAGCTACAGAACACCAACAAAAAATATTTGAAATGTTTTATAGAGCTAGTGAAAACAGTAAAGGCTCAGGCTTAGGACTTTATATTCTCAAAGAAACTTTAGAAAAAATAAATTCTACAATAAAACTAGATTCAGAACTAGGAAAAGGGACTACATTTTATTTAGAAATACCGAATCTGATATAG
- a CDS encoding SAM-dependent chlorinase/fluorinase: MHAKGLNMNIVLLTDFGYQDGFVGVMKGVIKSLSPHVNLIDLAHSVPDYDILRGALLLEAHYSYFPKGTVFLCVIDPGVGSDRQPIIVKSGGYYFVAPHNGILDLITALEDVEQCIEITNKTYMLESDANSFHGRDIFAPVAAHLANGIAMENMGEEIQYDWYLNYPFSTYNEEEKTVTGEILSFDKYGNALTNLRARKGIKYGRILEQDAKFCDYFLQGNERMPNLINGSFGRVEIFVPEKNAEKQLRLRKGDEVTLYLK; the protein is encoded by the coding sequence ATGCACGCAAAAGGACTGAATATGAATATTGTTTTACTTACTGATTTTGGCTATCAAGATGGTTTTGTGGGAGTAATGAAAGGGGTTATCAAATCACTTTCTCCTCATGTAAACTTGATAGATTTGGCACATTCTGTTCCAGATTATGATATTTTGCGTGGAGCTTTACTTTTAGAAGCACATTATAGTTATTTTCCGAAAGGAACAGTTTTTTTATGTGTCATTGACCCAGGGGTTGGGAGTGATAGACAACCCATTATTGTAAAAAGTGGTGGATATTATTTTGTTGCTCCTCACAATGGAATTTTAGATTTGATAACAGCACTAGAAGATGTAGAACAATGTATCGAAATCACAAACAAAACCTATATGCTTGAAAGTGATGCAAATAGCTTTCATGGTAGAGATATTTTTGCGCCAGTAGCTGCACACCTTGCCAACGGAATTGCGATGGAAAATATGGGCGAAGAAATTCAATATGATTGGTATCTCAATTATCCATTTAGCACTTACAATGAAGAAGAAAAAACAGTAACAGGAGAAATTTTGTCTTTTGATAAATATGGAAATGCACTAACCAATCTCAGAGCAAGAAAAGGAATAAAATATGGAAGAATATTAGAACAAGATGCCAAATTTTGTGATTATTTTTTACAAGGAAATGAAAGAATGCCCAACCTTATCAATGGCTCTTTTGGTAGAGTAGAAATATTTGTTCCTGAAAAAAATGCAGAAAAACAGCTTCGTTTGAGAAAAGGGGATGAAGTAACTTTATATTTGAAATAG
- a CDS encoding cysteine desulfurase family protein, which produces MSISSSSSRIYLDNAATTQLDKAVLDEMMPFLTEHFGNPSSTHSTGRIVKSAVEKARKTVASLLNTSPAEIFFTSGGTEADNTTLRCAVRSHNLKHIITSPLEHHAVLHTVEELEKRGEVKVSMVDIDKRGNIDLNHLDELLNNLSSKNERSLVSLMHGNNEIGTILDLKQTGEICEKYNAMFHSDTVQTMGYYPMDLQELPIHYLVGSAHKFHGAKGIGFLYIRHDAGFCPFQTGGAQERNMRGGTENVAGIVGLAKALEISISERDAHKKHILSLKSRMIDKLRAIFGEDVNFNGESGNLETGLPKVLSVQFPKSDMGDMLLFNLDIQGISASGGSACSSGSEIGSHVLTALKNDPSRPSVRFSFSKYNTIEEIDYVVEKVNEIYASVLAK; this is translated from the coding sequence ATGTCAATTTCCTCTTCTTCCTCTCGCATTTATTTAGACAATGCAGCTACTACTCAATTAGATAAAGCTGTTTTAGATGAAATGATGCCCTTTTTGACAGAACATTTCGGAAACCCTTCTTCTACTCACTCTACGGGAAGGATTGTAAAATCTGCCGTTGAGAAAGCTCGCAAAACAGTTGCAAGTCTTTTGAATACCTCACCTGCCGAAATATTTTTTACGTCTGGAGGAACAGAAGCCGATAACACGACTTTACGCTGTGCTGTTCGTTCACACAATTTAAAGCATATTATTACTTCGCCTTTGGAGCATCATGCTGTTTTGCATACTGTTGAAGAGCTAGAAAAGCGAGGAGAAGTAAAAGTAAGTATGGTAGATATTGATAAAAGAGGAAATATTGATTTGAATCATTTAGACGAACTATTAAATAATCTTTCTAGCAAAAACGAACGCTCTTTAGTTTCACTCATGCACGGAAACAATGAAATAGGAACAATCCTAGATTTGAAACAAACAGGAGAAATTTGCGAAAAATATAATGCTATGTTTCATTCTGATACTGTCCAGACGATGGGATATTATCCAATGGATTTGCAAGAATTACCTATTCATTATTTGGTAGGTTCGGCACACAAATTTCATGGTGCAAAAGGAATAGGATTTTTATACATTCGCCACGATGCAGGTTTTTGTCCGTTCCAAACAGGAGGAGCGCAAGAGCGCAACATGAGAGGAGGAACAGAAAATGTAGCTGGAATTGTCGGACTTGCAAAAGCCTTAGAAATTTCAATTTCAGAAAGAGATGCTCACAAAAAACATATTCTTTCTCTAAAAAGCAGAATGATAGACAAACTAAGAGCTATTTTTGGCGAAGATGTCAATTTTAATGGAGAATCTGGAAATCTTGAAACAGGACTTCCAAAAGTATTGAGTGTTCAGTTTCCAAAATCAGATATGGGCGATATGCTTTTATTTAATTTGGATATTCAAGGAATTTCGGCATCTGGTGGAAGTGCTTGTTCTAGTGGTTCAGAAATTGGCTCACACGTTTTGACAGCTCTCAAAAATGACCCTTCTCGTCCTTCTGTTCGTTTTTCATTTAGCAAATACAACACAATTGAAGAAATTGATTATGTTGTAGAAAAAGTAAATGAGATTTATGCGTCTGTATTAGCAAAATAG
- a CDS encoding DUF4180 domain-containing protein — translation MNQEKNICVECESEYYKDSSKMACLCPDCAYQLYQYPNCLHKFENGNCIKCGWNGQTSEYLKNRTKEMEIKTHKINTTQIAELISDAILIKNEEDSLDLLGNLYYQGFDKIILYQKNITPAFFDLKNKMAGEILQKFANYRMSLLIIGDFSELIQQSKSLKDFIYESNKGKQVNFVSSIEEAIEKLAK, via the coding sequence ATGAACCAAGAAAAAAATATTTGTGTTGAATGTGAATCAGAATACTATAAAGATAGTTCTAAAATGGCATGTTTATGCCCAGACTGTGCCTATCAACTATATCAATATCCGAATTGTCTTCACAAATTTGAGAATGGCAATTGCATTAAATGTGGTTGGAATGGACAAACATCTGAATATCTAAAAAATAGAACAAAAGAAATGGAAATTAAAACACACAAAATAAACACTACACAAATAGCCGAGCTTATTTCAGATGCTATTCTTATCAAAAATGAAGAAGATAGCTTGGATTTGTTAGGCAATTTATATTATCAAGGATTTGACAAAATAATTTTATATCAAAAAAATATTACTCCTGCTTTCTTCGATTTAAAAAATAAAATGGCTGGAGAAATTCTTCAAAAATTTGCTAATTACAGAATGTCTTTGCTGATTATTGGCGATTTTTCTGAATTGATACAGCAAAGCAAAAGTCTGAAAGATTTTATTTATGAAAGTAACAAAGGAAAACAAGTTAATTTCGTAAGTTCGATAGAAGAAGCAATTGAAAAACTAGCAAAATAA